A DNA window from Phragmites australis chromosome 11, lpPhrAust1.1, whole genome shotgun sequence contains the following coding sequences:
- the LOC133885813 gene encoding uncharacterized protein LOC133885813 gives MEVETMLEDDVFFAELSKRISLLITDDDEADFGAAAAQFIPAAAPFSGFASLAHVPQQQRASMLAPPAHTLYHHAASYGGDGARAAWQQQQQQCGSKGTGVFIPRSTPGSAHHKKRGKNKGGSNSTANKAARAQAGSAAAVGAAKKRAAA, from the exons atggaggtGGAGACGATGCTGGAGGACGACGTGTTCTTCGCCGAGCTCAGCAAGCGGATATCGCTGCTCATcaccgacgacgacgaggcCGACTTCGGCGCCGCAGCGGCGCAGTTcatccccgccgccgcgcccttCTCG GGGTTCGCGTCGCTCGCCCATGTGCCGCAGCAGCAGCGCGCGTCGATGCTGGCGCCACCGGCCCACACGTTGTACCATCACGCCGCCAGCTACGGCGGTGACGGTGCCAGGGCGGCgtggcaacagcagcagcagcagtgcgGCAGCAAGGGCACCGGCGTGTTCATCCCCCGGTCCACGCCTGGGTCGGCGCACCACAAGAAGAGGGGCAAGAACAAGGGCGGCTCCAACTCCACCGCGAACAAGGCGGCGCGGGCGCAGGCCGggagcgccgccgccgtgggAGCCGCGAAGAAGCGCGCCGCCGCCTGA